The Corynebacterium suranareeae genome window below encodes:
- a CDS encoding peptide ABC transporter substrate-binding protein → MRITKQVIAAVVASTLTFGLASCSTTGDTADVNYVSVNGTEPQRGLIPGDTNENGGGRVVDMLYSGLVYFDEAGVAQNDLAESIDQESDTTYKVTLREGIKFSDGSAITANDFVASWNFVVANGLLNTSFFSPIKGYADGVESLDGLEVLDDRTFTIELEQPDSEFTQRIGYYGFAPMPASARDDIDAFGENPVSSGPYKLEQWDHNAELKVVVNEHYDGPRMAQNDGLKYVFYAQNDAAYSDLLAGNLDVLDLIPPSAYTTYEDELSGRSINQPAASYLELSIRMESPNFEGEQGGLRRQAISMAINREEIAQEIFNGTYTPALDFTVPVLEGWRDDLEGNDVLLFQPDKARELWEEAEKIEPFEGELQISYNADVPNREWVDAVANSISNELGISAIGNPFPDFKSFRDTYRTTGLDGAYRTAWFADYPSIGNFLGPNYTTGVASNDSKYENPEFDQLIKDAAAAPTKEDTFKAYEQAQEMLLRDLPAIPLWYPNVVGGYSEAVDNVSVNWKAIPVYWAITKQ, encoded by the coding sequence TTGCGCATAACCAAACAAGTCATCGCGGCGGTGGTGGCATCCACTCTCACCTTTGGGCTGGCATCATGTTCCACAACTGGTGATACAGCAGATGTGAATTACGTATCAGTAAACGGAACGGAACCTCAGCGTGGCCTCATCCCGGGGGATACCAATGAAAACGGTGGCGGGCGCGTAGTGGACATGCTGTACTCCGGCCTTGTCTATTTCGATGAAGCCGGGGTTGCTCAAAATGATTTGGCGGAATCAATTGATCAGGAATCGGATACCACGTATAAAGTCACTTTGCGGGAGGGCATAAAGTTCAGCGATGGATCGGCAATCACAGCGAATGATTTTGTTGCTTCCTGGAATTTTGTTGTGGCAAACGGACTGCTCAACACCTCCTTCTTCTCACCGATCAAAGGTTATGCCGACGGCGTAGAAAGCCTCGATGGCCTTGAAGTGTTAGATGATCGCACGTTCACCATTGAATTGGAACAGCCGGATTCTGAATTCACCCAACGCATTGGCTACTACGGATTTGCCCCAATGCCAGCATCGGCACGTGACGATATTGATGCGTTTGGTGAGAACCCGGTGTCGTCTGGCCCATACAAATTGGAACAATGGGATCACAACGCCGAGCTTAAAGTAGTGGTCAATGAACACTACGATGGCCCACGGATGGCACAAAACGATGGCCTGAAATATGTGTTCTATGCGCAAAACGATGCAGCCTATTCAGATCTTTTGGCCGGAAACTTGGATGTGTTGGATCTGATTCCACCGTCGGCATACACAACCTATGAAGATGAGTTGTCAGGTCGATCGATCAATCAGCCAGCAGCATCGTATTTGGAACTATCGATTCGTATGGAATCGCCGAACTTTGAAGGGGAACAGGGAGGTTTGCGTCGACAAGCAATTTCGATGGCGATTAACCGTGAAGAAATCGCCCAAGAAATCTTCAATGGCACCTACACTCCTGCGCTTGATTTCACCGTACCCGTTTTGGAGGGCTGGCGCGATGACCTAGAAGGCAACGATGTTTTGTTGTTCCAACCAGATAAGGCGCGCGAGCTGTGGGAGGAAGCAGAAAAGATCGAGCCTTTTGAAGGTGAATTGCAAATTAGCTACAACGCGGATGTGCCCAACAGGGAATGGGTCGATGCAGTAGCAAACAGCATCAGCAATGAACTAGGAATTTCTGCGATTGGAAATCCGTTCCCAGATTTCAAATCCTTCCGCGATACTTACCGCACCACTGGACTTGATGGGGCCTACCGCACTGCGTGGTTTGCTGATTATCCAAGCATCGGCAATTTCCTGGGACCTAACTACACCACCGGTGTGGCATCCAATGATTCAAAGTACGAAAATCCAGAATTTGATCAGCTGATCAAAGACGCGGCGGCAGCACCCACAAAAGAAGACACCTTCAAGGCTTATGAACAGGCCCAAGAGATGCTTCTTCGTGATCTCCCAGCCATCCCATTGTGGTACCCAAACGTGGTGGGCGGCTATTCAGAGGCAGTAGATAATGTCTCAGTGAACTGGAAGGCCATTCCTGTTTATTGGGCTATCACAAAGCAATAA
- a CDS encoding LOG family protein — MTSLFDAPTLQRVTVFTGSALGSSSLYTQSAQVLAKTAVEHGIDLVYGGGKVGLMGVVADAFLESGGEAFGVITESLMNGELGHEKLTELEIVPDMHIRKRRMAELGDGFIAMPGGAGTLEELFEVWTWQQLGIHHKPVALYDVDGFWQPLLEMLEQMTQRGFIKRDFFDCLIVESDPHELLKAMQNWTPPAPKW; from the coding sequence ATGACTTCGCTTTTCGACGCCCCAACCCTCCAACGCGTCACCGTTTTCACGGGCTCGGCGCTAGGCAGCTCCTCGCTGTACACACAGTCCGCGCAGGTACTGGCAAAAACCGCCGTTGAACATGGCATTGACCTTGTTTATGGTGGCGGAAAAGTAGGGCTGATGGGCGTCGTTGCCGATGCCTTTCTAGAATCCGGCGGCGAAGCATTCGGTGTTATCACTGAATCGTTGATGAACGGTGAGCTAGGCCATGAAAAGCTCACCGAACTGGAAATTGTTCCAGATATGCATATCCGCAAACGCCGCATGGCGGAGCTGGGTGACGGATTCATTGCCATGCCAGGTGGAGCAGGCACCTTGGAAGAACTTTTTGAAGTCTGGACCTGGCAGCAATTAGGTATTCACCACAAACCTGTCGCACTTTATGATGTCGACGGTTTCTGGCAGCCACTATTAGAAATGCTTGAGCAAATGACTCAGCGCGGTTTCATCAAACGCGACTTCTTTGACTGCCTCATCGTGGAATCTGATCCTCACGAGCTTTTGAAAGCAATGCAGAATTGGACGCCACCTGCACCAAAGTGGTGA
- a CDS encoding valine--tRNA ligase has translation MVCVTDQNNAKTSQNRADKLPKSWDPKAVEAKLYQGWVDAGYFTADPASDKPGYSIVLPPPNVTGQLHMGHALDHTLMDALARRKRMQGFEVLWLPGMDHAGIATQTKVEAMLKETEGKTRYDYDREEFIAKVWEWKQEYGGKIGEQMRAIGDSVDWSRERFTLDEGLSRAVQTIFKKLFDAGLIYQANRLVNWSPVLETAVSDIEVVYKDVEGELVSIRYGSLNDDEPHVIVATTRVETMLGDVAVAVHPDDERYKDLVGQTLPHPFRDDLSLKVVADDYVDPEFGSGAVKITPAHDPNDYALGLRHNLDMPTIMDKTGRIADTGTQFDGLTREEARVKVREELAAQGRIVKEIRPYVHSVGHSERSGEAIEPRLSLQWFVKVEELAKMSGDAVREGDTTIHPKSLEPRYFEWVDNMHDWTISRQLWWGHRIPIWYGPNDEIICVGPDEQAPEGYVQDPDVLDTWFSSALWPFSTMGWPEKTPELEKFYPTSVLVTAYDILFFWVARMMMFGTFAAKETPELLGEGKDGRPQIPFTDLFLHGLVRDEHGRKMSKSLGNGIDPMDWVENYGADALRFTLARGANPGVDLPVGEDSAQSSRNFATKLFNATKFALMNGAVSEGLPAREELTDADRWIVDRLEQVRLDVDAYLDNYQFAKANEELYQFAWNEFCDWYLEIAKVQIPREGTSAQGENTQKVLGHVLDALLRLLHPAMPFVTEVLWQALTERTSIVVSAWPTAADTNGGVAVDADAARRMGDVEKLVTEVRRFRADQGVKPSQKVPARLDFAACDLQDWEDSVRSLVRIDAPEDDFAASASIEIRLSQATITVELDTSGTVDVAAERKRLEKDLANAQKEVETTAKKLGNEAFLSKAPDAVVEKIRVRAQIAAEEVARINKRLEELA, from the coding sequence ATGGTCTGCGTGACTGACCAGAATAATGCGAAAACCAGCCAGAACCGCGCAGACAAACTGCCTAAGTCCTGGGATCCTAAAGCTGTGGAAGCGAAGTTGTACCAGGGCTGGGTAGATGCCGGTTACTTCACTGCCGACCCCGCCAGCGATAAGCCGGGATACTCCATTGTTCTGCCCCCACCAAACGTGACCGGCCAGCTGCACATGGGCCATGCGCTTGACCACACCTTGATGGATGCTCTAGCCCGCCGCAAGCGCATGCAGGGTTTTGAGGTTTTGTGGCTTCCGGGCATGGATCATGCTGGTATTGCGACCCAAACCAAGGTCGAGGCGATGCTGAAGGAAACTGAAGGCAAGACTCGCTATGACTATGACCGCGAAGAATTCATCGCGAAGGTCTGGGAATGGAAGCAAGAATATGGTGGCAAGATCGGTGAGCAGATGCGCGCCATCGGCGACTCCGTGGACTGGTCCCGCGAACGCTTCACCTTAGATGAGGGGCTGTCCCGCGCCGTCCAAACGATTTTCAAAAAGCTTTTCGACGCCGGCCTCATCTACCAGGCCAACCGCCTAGTCAACTGGTCGCCCGTGCTGGAAACCGCCGTTTCAGACATCGAAGTTGTCTACAAAGATGTCGAAGGCGAATTAGTATCCATCCGCTACGGCTCACTCAATGATGATGAGCCACATGTCATTGTTGCCACCACCCGTGTGGAAACCATGCTCGGTGACGTCGCTGTTGCCGTGCACCCAGATGATGAGCGCTACAAAGACTTGGTTGGCCAGACCCTGCCACATCCATTCCGCGATGACCTAAGCCTTAAGGTTGTTGCCGACGATTACGTTGATCCTGAGTTTGGTTCCGGTGCCGTGAAGATCACCCCGGCACACGACCCTAATGACTACGCATTGGGCTTGCGCCACAACCTAGACATGCCCACCATCATGGACAAGACCGGACGTATCGCGGATACCGGCACCCAATTTGATGGCCTCACCCGCGAAGAAGCACGCGTGAAGGTCCGTGAGGAGCTTGCAGCACAGGGACGCATTGTTAAAGAAATCCGTCCTTATGTTCACTCCGTTGGACACTCCGAGCGTTCCGGTGAAGCCATTGAGCCTCGCCTGTCTTTGCAGTGGTTTGTCAAGGTAGAAGAGCTGGCCAAGATGTCCGGCGATGCGGTACGCGAAGGCGATACCACCATCCACCCGAAGTCTTTGGAGCCCCGCTACTTTGAGTGGGTCGACAACATGCATGACTGGACTATTTCCCGTCAGCTGTGGTGGGGACACCGCATCCCAATTTGGTACGGACCAAATGATGAAATCATCTGCGTCGGACCTGATGAGCAAGCACCTGAAGGATACGTCCAGGACCCTGATGTTCTAGATACCTGGTTCTCTTCTGCACTCTGGCCATTTTCCACCATGGGTTGGCCAGAAAAGACCCCTGAGCTAGAGAAGTTCTACCCAACATCCGTGCTGGTTACCGCCTATGACATTTTGTTCTTCTGGGTTGCCCGCATGATGATGTTTGGCACTTTTGCAGCGAAGGAAACCCCAGAACTACTTGGGGAAGGCAAAGATGGCCGCCCACAGATTCCTTTCACTGACCTCTTCCTGCACGGCCTGGTCCGCGATGAGCACGGCCGCAAGATGTCTAAGTCTTTGGGTAACGGCATTGACCCTATGGATTGGGTGGAAAACTACGGTGCTGATGCCTTGCGCTTCACTCTTGCCCGTGGCGCTAACCCAGGGGTGGACCTTCCTGTCGGTGAGGATTCTGCACAAAGCTCCCGCAACTTTGCCACCAAGCTGTTCAACGCAACCAAGTTTGCGCTGATGAACGGTGCTGTATCTGAAGGTTTGCCAGCACGTGAAGAACTCACCGATGCTGACAGGTGGATCGTGGACCGCCTGGAGCAGGTGCGCTTGGACGTTGATGCGTACCTAGATAACTACCAATTTGCCAAGGCAAATGAGGAGCTCTACCAATTCGCATGGAATGAGTTCTGTGACTGGTACTTGGAAATTGCCAAGGTCCAGATTCCTCGTGAGGGCACATCTGCACAGGGTGAAAACACCCAAAAGGTTCTCGGCCATGTGCTCGATGCACTGTTGCGTTTGCTGCACCCAGCCATGCCTTTCGTCACTGAAGTGCTGTGGCAGGCTCTCACAGAACGCACCTCAATTGTGGTTTCCGCATGGCCAACCGCAGCCGACACCAACGGCGGAGTCGCCGTGGACGCAGATGCTGCTAGGCGCATGGGCGACGTCGAAAAGCTTGTTACAGAGGTTCGTCGCTTCCGCGCTGACCAGGGCGTTAAGCCTTCTCAGAAGGTTCCAGCTCGCCTAGATTTCGCTGCCTGTGATCTGCAGGATTGGGAAGATTCCGTGCGTTCCTTGGTCCGCATTGACGCACCTGAAGACGATTTCGCAGCATCCGCCAGCATTGAGATCCGTTTGAGCCAAGCAACGATTACCGTTGAGCTGGATACTTCCGGCACTGTCGATGTGGCAGCTGAGCGCAAGCGCTTAGAAAAGGATCTGGCCAATGCACAGAAGGAAGTGGAGACGACCGCTAAGAAACTAGGCAATGAAGCATTCTTGTCTAAGGCTCCTGATGCAGTGGTGGAAAAGATCCGGGTACGTGCACAGATCGCAGCAGAAGAAGTAGCACGCATTAATAAGCGTCTGGAGGAATTGGCCTAG
- a CDS encoding malate dehydrogenase, which translates to MNSPQNISTKKVTVTGAAGQISYSLLWRIANGDVFGIDTPVELKLLEIPQALGGAEGVAMELLDSAFPLLRNITITADANEAFDGANAAFLVGAKPRGKGEERADLLANNGKIFGPQGKAINDHAADDIRVLVVGNPANTNALIASAAAPDVPSSRFNAMMRLDHNRAISQLATKLGRGSAEFENMVVWGNHSATQFPDITYATVGGEKVADLVDHDWYVEEFIPRVANRGAEIIEVRGKSSAASAASSAIDHMRDWVQGTEQWATAAIPSTGAYGIPEGIIVGLPTVSRNGEWEIVEGLEISDFQRARIDANVKELQAEREAVRDLL; encoded by the coding sequence ATGAATTCCCCGCAGAACATCTCCACCAAAAAAGTAACTGTCACCGGCGCAGCTGGTCAGATTTCCTATTCACTGTTGTGGCGTATTGCAAACGGTGACGTTTTCGGAATTGATACTCCTGTAGAACTCAAATTGCTCGAAATTCCTCAAGCTCTTGGTGGGGCAGAGGGTGTTGCAATGGAACTTTTAGATTCCGCATTCCCACTGTTGCGCAACATCACCATTACCGCAGATGCCAATGAGGCATTCGATGGCGCAAATGCGGCCTTCCTGGTTGGTGCAAAACCTCGTGGCAAGGGAGAAGAGCGCGCGGACCTCCTGGCTAACAACGGAAAAATTTTCGGACCACAGGGTAAAGCGATCAATGACCACGCAGCAGATGATATCCGTGTGCTTGTTGTCGGAAACCCAGCTAACACTAATGCGTTGATTGCTTCAGCAGCAGCGCCCGACGTTCCTTCATCCCGCTTCAACGCCATGATGCGCCTTGACCACAACCGTGCCATTTCCCAATTGGCTACAAAGCTTGGTCGCGGATCTGCGGAATTCGAGAACATGGTGGTGTGGGGTAATCACTCCGCAACCCAGTTCCCGGACATTACTTATGCAACCGTTGGTGGGGAGAAGGTCGCTGACCTTGTTGACCACGATTGGTATGTCGAGGAGTTTATTCCACGCGTGGCTAACCGCGGCGCGGAAATTATTGAGGTCCGCGGAAAGTCCTCTGCAGCATCTGCAGCGTCCTCGGCTATTGATCACATGCGTGATTGGGTCCAGGGAACTGAGCAGTGGGCAACAGCCGCCATTCCATCAACAGGTGCTTATGGCATTCCAGAAGGCATTATTGTTGGTTTGCCAACGGTGTCCCGCAACGGCGAATGGGAGATTGTCGAAGGCCTCGAGATCTCCGATTTCCAACGCGCACGGATTGATGCGAACGTGAAGGAACTGCAGGCCGAGCGTGAAGCAGTGCGCGACTTGCTCTAA
- a CDS encoding Hsp70 family protein — protein MRFGLDLGTTRTIAAAVDRGNYPIVTVEDHVGDTHDFIPSVVALKADQIVAGWDAIKVGQDHPSFLRSFKRLLSEPNVTEASPVMLGDDTRTLGEVLHAFAENVVSHLRAFQEQLGDTSPIELVIGVPANAHSAQRLLTMSAFSATGVTVVGLVNEPSAAAFEYTHRHARTLNSKRQAIVVYDLGGGTFDSSLIRIDGAHHEVISSIGISRLGGDDFDEILLQCALKAAGREHDAFGKRAKNTLLDESRNAKEALVPQSRRLILEIGDDDITVPVSDFYEAATPLIEKSLAVMEPLIGAEDLKDSDIAGIYLVGGASSLPLVSRLLRERFGRRVHRSPFPSGSTAVGLAIAADPSSGFHLRDRVARGIGVFREHDSGRAVSFDPLIAPNTDSATVVTRRYKAVHNIGWFRFVEYSTVAEDGSPGDISLLSEIKIPFDTTITDVENTAISYFDGPEVEETITVNDNGVASIRIKVHGGTTVEHTI, from the coding sequence ATGCGCTTTGGACTTGACCTGGGAACCACCCGCACTATTGCTGCCGCAGTTGACCGCGGGAACTACCCCATTGTCACTGTGGAAGACCACGTGGGTGACACCCATGACTTCATCCCTTCGGTCGTTGCACTCAAAGCAGATCAAATCGTCGCTGGATGGGATGCCATCAAAGTCGGGCAAGATCACCCATCGTTTCTTCGCTCCTTCAAGCGTTTGCTGTCCGAGCCCAATGTCACCGAAGCCTCACCCGTGATGTTAGGCGATGACACCCGCACTTTAGGCGAGGTGTTACACGCTTTTGCAGAAAATGTTGTATCCCATTTGCGCGCATTCCAAGAGCAGCTGGGTGACACCTCACCAATTGAGTTGGTCATTGGCGTGCCAGCTAATGCCCACAGCGCACAGAGGCTTTTAACCATGTCGGCTTTCAGCGCCACCGGCGTGACCGTAGTAGGTCTAGTCAACGAACCCAGCGCTGCAGCCTTCGAATACACCCACCGCCACGCACGCACGCTCAACTCCAAACGCCAAGCAATCGTGGTCTACGACTTGGGTGGTGGAACCTTCGATTCCTCCTTGATCCGTATCGATGGAGCACACCACGAGGTTATTTCCTCCATCGGCATTTCCCGCCTAGGCGGCGATGATTTCGATGAAATCCTCCTCCAATGCGCACTTAAGGCCGCAGGCAGGGAACATGATGCGTTTGGCAAACGCGCTAAAAATACGCTTCTCGACGAATCCCGCAACGCCAAAGAAGCCTTGGTTCCGCAATCACGCAGATTGATTTTAGAAATCGGCGACGATGACATCACCGTGCCTGTCTCTGATTTCTACGAAGCAGCTACGCCACTTATCGAAAAATCTCTAGCTGTCATGGAACCACTCATCGGCGCCGAAGACCTCAAAGACTCAGATATTGCAGGAATCTACCTCGTCGGTGGAGCCTCGTCACTTCCGTTAGTTTCCAGGCTGCTTAGGGAACGCTTCGGACGCCGAGTCCACCGCTCCCCTTTCCCATCAGGCTCTACTGCTGTGGGACTTGCTATCGCTGCGGATCCCTCTTCAGGTTTCCACCTTCGAGACCGCGTAGCACGTGGCATCGGAGTTTTTAGAGAACATGATTCCGGACGAGCCGTAAGCTTCGACCCACTCATTGCACCCAATACTGATTCTGCAACGGTGGTCACCCGCCGATACAAGGCTGTACACAACATTGGCTGGTTCCGCTTTGTGGAATACTCCACGGTTGCCGAAGACGGCAGCCCAGGTGACATTTCCCTCCTTAGCGAAATCAAGATTCCTTTTGACACCACGATCACTGACGTTGAAAACACCGCGATCTCCTATTTTGATGGCCCTGAAGTTGAAGAAACCATCACCGTCAACGACAACGGTGTAGCCTCAATTCGCATCAAAGTCCACGGTGGCACAACCGTCGAGCACACCATCTAA